A single genomic interval of Halomonas sp. GT harbors:
- a CDS encoding ABC transporter ATP-binding protein, with amino-acid sequence MSSTPSSPKPLLEARDVHGGYGSMNILNGVNMTLYADEVGVIVGPNGAGKSTMLKAVFGLLNVNQGEILLNGQPIHNLPPNQLVERGMGFVPQEKNVFPSLTVKENLEMGAYLKPQNVKRMLEQVYDFFPPLVEKRHQPAGELSGGQRQMVAMGRALMAEPSLLLLDEPTAGLSPLYMNEIFDRVKKINAAGVGILMVEQNAKQALAIADKGFVLAAGQNRFTDTGAALLADPDVAKSFLGG; translated from the coding sequence ATGTCATCCACACCGTCATCCCCAAAGCCACTGCTCGAGGCACGCGATGTGCACGGCGGCTATGGCAGTATGAATATCCTTAACGGGGTCAATATGACCCTGTATGCCGATGAAGTCGGTGTCATTGTTGGCCCTAACGGCGCTGGCAAATCCACTATGCTAAAAGCAGTATTTGGACTGTTGAACGTTAATCAGGGCGAGATTTTGCTTAACGGCCAGCCGATCCATAACCTCCCGCCTAATCAGTTGGTTGAGCGTGGTATGGGCTTTGTCCCCCAGGAGAAAAACGTTTTCCCCAGTCTCACAGTTAAAGAAAACCTAGAGATGGGCGCCTACCTTAAACCTCAAAACGTAAAGCGCATGCTGGAGCAAGTTTACGACTTCTTCCCCCCTCTCGTTGAGAAGCGCCACCAACCCGCGGGTGAGCTTTCCGGTGGCCAGCGCCAAATGGTCGCCATGGGCCGTGCGCTAATGGCTGAACCTAGCCTGCTGCTGCTGGATGAGCCAACCGCTGGCTTGTCGCCCCTTTATATGAATGAAATTTTTGACCGGGTTAAAAAAATTAACGCCGCAGGCGTGGGCATTTTGATGGTGGAACAGAATGCTAAACAGGCTTTAGCCATTGCCGATAAAGGCTTTGTGCTGGCGGCGGGACAAAACCGCTTTACAGACACTGGGGCTGCGTTGCTAGCTGACCCTGACGTCGCCAAAAGCTTTTTGGGCGGCTAG
- a CDS encoding ABC transporter ATP-binding protein, with translation MTPLIEVQHVNKAFGGLHVINDCSIRVEKGSITGMIGPNGAGKSTLFNLIAGALTPDSGRILLDGEDITSLSADQRFHKGLLRTFQIAHEFSQMSALENLMMVPPNQAGERLFNTWFKPALVRSQEAEVRRRALEVIEFVGLHHVRNELAGNLSGGQKKLLELGRTMMTDAKVVLLDEIAAGVNRTLLGDLMGNIERLNREMGYTFLVIEHDMDMISRLCDPVIVLAQGSVMVEGSIEEIQNNPAVIEAYFGTDAA, from the coding sequence ATGACTCCCCTTATTGAGGTACAACACGTCAACAAAGCCTTCGGCGGATTGCACGTTATCAATGACTGCTCAATCCGGGTTGAAAAAGGTTCGATTACCGGCATGATCGGCCCCAACGGCGCAGGCAAGTCCACGCTTTTCAATTTAATTGCGGGCGCACTGACGCCAGATAGTGGCCGCATTCTATTGGATGGTGAGGACATTACGTCGCTAAGCGCTGATCAACGTTTCCACAAAGGCTTGCTACGCACCTTCCAAATCGCCCATGAGTTCAGCCAAATGAGCGCGTTGGAAAATTTGATGATGGTGCCACCCAATCAAGCAGGGGAACGTCTATTTAACACGTGGTTCAAGCCTGCTCTGGTACGTAGCCAGGAGGCAGAGGTGCGCCGCCGCGCACTCGAAGTCATTGAGTTTGTTGGTTTGCATCATGTACGGAACGAGCTTGCGGGCAACTTGTCGGGTGGTCAGAAAAAATTGCTAGAACTTGGCCGCACGATGATGACCGATGCCAAAGTCGTGCTATTAGACGAAATCGCCGCCGGTGTAAACCGCACACTACTCGGCGACTTAATGGGCAACATCGAACGTTTAAACCGCGAAATGGGCTATACCTTTCTGGTGATTGAGCACGATATGGACATGATTTCGCGGCTCTGCGATCCAGTGATTGTACTGGCACAAGGCAGCGTCATGGTTGAGGGTTCAATTGAAGAAATACAAAACAATCCAGCCGTTATAGAAGCCTATTTCGGCACTGATGCCGCTTGA
- a CDS encoding sodium-dependent transporter encodes MSGHNVWTHKGTFLLAAVGSAVGLGNLWRFPYLTGENGGGAFILIYALTIFAVGIPILIAETMLGRTSRQSPIMGMRHLTKTHKTSRAWESIGWLGAASAFLILSFYSVIAGWALHYTWLMLTGSLVGADAATISAGFDALLASPGLMTLYHTLFIAFSALIVGMGIHKGIESGLRIMMPALFVILIVVLIYGVINGDVRAAASFLFTFNIADLSLEGWLQAMGQSFFTLSLGMGAIMAYGAYMSSEASLTRTAIAVAFVDTAVAMVAGLAIFSLVFGAGLETGQGPGLMFVTLPLAFADMPFGALVGGVFFILVLGAAVSSSISLIEPVAAFLVERFDMTRPQAVTIMVVAAWAMGLLTVVSFNVWAEGTISHALFGRSAFEFIELLTNIFMPLGGLLIALFAGWALTQSEVMKELGTNITWFKTWRFLVRFVGPAAVSFVFLRTIPQVEGYVIPSLGALLIVGAFALSQRLRKST; translated from the coding sequence ATGAGCGGTCATAACGTCTGGACTCACAAAGGCACATTTTTGCTGGCAGCGGTTGGCTCAGCCGTCGGCTTAGGAAACCTCTGGCGCTTCCCCTATCTGACTGGGGAAAACGGCGGCGGCGCGTTTATTTTAATTTACGCACTGACCATTTTTGCTGTCGGCATCCCCATTTTGATTGCGGAAACCATGCTTGGTCGAACCAGTCGACAAAGCCCTATCATGGGGATGCGTCACTTAACTAAAACACACAAGACCTCCCGTGCCTGGGAATCCATTGGCTGGCTGGGGGCTGCTTCCGCCTTTTTAATTTTGAGTTTTTATTCTGTCATTGCTGGCTGGGCATTGCACTACACGTGGCTGATGCTAACCGGCTCATTAGTCGGTGCCGATGCAGCAACGATTAGCGCTGGGTTTGATGCGTTGCTGGCGTCTCCGGGCCTGATGACGCTTTATCACACACTGTTTATCGCCTTCTCGGCGTTAATTGTCGGCATGGGGATTCATAAAGGGATCGAGTCAGGGCTGCGCATCATGATGCCAGCGCTGTTTGTGATACTCATCGTGGTACTTATCTACGGCGTCATCAATGGAGACGTAAGAGCGGCAGCAAGCTTCCTGTTTACGTTCAATATTGCTGATCTCAGCTTAGAAGGCTGGTTACAGGCGATGGGGCAATCCTTCTTCACCCTGAGCCTTGGGATGGGTGCCATCATGGCCTACGGCGCTTATATGTCCAGCGAAGCTTCTCTCACCCGAACCGCTATCGCCGTGGCATTTGTAGATACTGCGGTTGCCATGGTGGCAGGGTTAGCAATTTTCTCGCTGGTATTTGGTGCAGGGCTAGAAACCGGCCAAGGCCCGGGACTGATGTTTGTTACTCTGCCGCTAGCATTTGCTGACATGCCGTTTGGTGCTCTGGTAGGCGGCGTCTTCTTTATTCTGGTGCTAGGGGCCGCAGTTAGCTCATCTATTTCATTAATAGAGCCGGTTGCGGCCTTCTTAGTCGAACGTTTTGATATGACGCGCCCCCAGGCGGTCACTATCATGGTCGTCGCTGCTTGGGCGATGGGCTTACTGACAGTGGTGAGCTTCAATGTGTGGGCAGAAGGTACGATTTCCCACGCTCTATTTGGACGCAGCGCTTTTGAATTTATTGAGCTTTTGACCAATATCTTTATGCCGCTGGGCGGGTTATTGATCGCTCTATTCGCAGGCTGGGCACTGACTCAAAGTGAAGTCATGAAAGAGCTTGGCACCAACATCACTTGGTTCAAAACTTGGCGGTTCCTGGTGCGCTTTGTTGGCCCTGCTGCGGTGTCGTTTGTATTTTTACGCACTATTCCACAGGTGGAAGGTTACGTTATCCCAAGCCTCGGCGCGCTGCTCATTGTGGGTGCATTTGCCTTGAGTCAGCGGCTACGTAAGTCTACTTAA